A genomic region of Balaenoptera acutorostrata chromosome 4, mBalAcu1.1, whole genome shotgun sequence contains the following coding sequences:
- the CLDND1 gene encoding claudin domain-containing protein 1 isoform X3, with translation MGESFDMVTKCISFTLNEQFVEKFVDPGNHNSGIDLLRTYLWRCQFLLPFVSLGLMCFGALIGLCACICRSLYPTIATGILHLLAGLCTLGSVSCYVAGIELLHQKLELPENVSGEFGWSFCLACVSAPLQFMASALFVWAAHTNRKEYTFMKAYRVA, from the exons ATGGGCG AGTCATTTGATATGGTCACAAAATGTATCAGTTTCACGCTAAATGAGCAGTTCGTGGAGAAATTTGTTGATCCTGGAAACCACAATAGTGGGATTGATCTGCTTCGGACCT atcttTGGCGTTGCCAGTTCCTTTTACCTTTTGTTAGTCTAGGTTTGATGTGCTTTGGGGCTTTGATTGGACTTTGTGCTTGTATCTGCCGAAGCTTGTATCCCACCATTGCCACAGGCATTCTCCATCTCCTTGCAG GTCTGTGTACACTGGGCTCAGTGAGCTGTTACGTTGCTGGAATTGAACTACTCCACCAGAAACTGGAGCTGCCTGAGAATGTGTCTGGCGAATTCGGATGGTCCTTCTGCCTGGCTTGCGTCTCAGCTCCCTTACAGTTCATGGCTTCTGCTCTCTTCGTCTGGGCCGCTCATACCAACCGGAAAGAGTACACCTTCATGAAGGCATATCGTGTGGCATGA
- the CLDND1 gene encoding claudin domain-containing protein 1 isoform X2, which translates to MDNRFATAFVIACVLSLISTIYMAASIGTDFWYEYRSPVQENSSDLNKSIWTDFASDEADEKTYNDALFRYNGTVGLWRRCITIPQNTYWYSPPERTESFDMVTKCISFTLNEQFVEKFVDPGNHNSGIDLLRTYLWRCQFLLPFVSLGLMCFGALIGLCACICRSLYPTIATGILHLLAGLCTLGSVSCYVAGIELLHQKLELPENVSGEFGWSFCLACVSAPLQFMASALFVWAAHTNRKEYTFMKAYRVA; encoded by the exons ATGGATAACCGTTTTGCTACAGCATTTGTAATTGCTTGTGTGCTTAGCCTCATTTCTACCATCTACATGGCGGCCTCAATTGGCACAGACTTCTGGTATGAGTATCGAAGTCCAGTTCAAGAAAATTCCAGCGATTTGAACAAAAGTATCTGGACTGACTTTGCTAGTGATGAGGCAGATGAAAAGACTTATAATGATGCACTTTTCCGATATAATGGCACAGTGGGATTGTGGAGACGGTGTATCACTATACCCCAAAACACATACTGGTATAGTCCGCCAGAAAGGACAg AGTCATTTGATATGGTCACAAAATGTATCAGTTTCACGCTAAATGAGCAGTTCGTGGAGAAATTTGTTGATCCTGGAAACCACAATAGTGGGATTGATCTGCTTCGGACCT atcttTGGCGTTGCCAGTTCCTTTTACCTTTTGTTAGTCTAGGTTTGATGTGCTTTGGGGCTTTGATTGGACTTTGTGCTTGTATCTGCCGAAGCTTGTATCCCACCATTGCCACAGGCATTCTCCATCTCCTTGCAG GTCTGTGTACACTGGGCTCAGTGAGCTGTTACGTTGCTGGAATTGAACTACTCCACCAGAAACTGGAGCTGCCTGAGAATGTGTCTGGCGAATTCGGATGGTCCTTCTGCCTGGCTTGCGTCTCAGCTCCCTTACAGTTCATGGCTTCTGCTCTCTTCGTCTGGGCCGCTCATACCAACCGGAAAGAGTACACCTTCATGAAGGCATATCGTGTGGCATGA
- the CLDND1 gene encoding claudin domain-containing protein 1 isoform X1, giving the protein MGGDRLENKTSVSVASWSSLNARMDNRFATAFVIACVLSLISTIYMAASIGTDFWYEYRSPVQENSSDLNKSIWTDFASDEADEKTYNDALFRYNGTVGLWRRCITIPQNTYWYSPPERTESFDMVTKCISFTLNEQFVEKFVDPGNHNSGIDLLRTYLWRCQFLLPFVSLGLMCFGALIGLCACICRSLYPTIATGILHLLAGLCTLGSVSCYVAGIELLHQKLELPENVSGEFGWSFCLACVSAPLQFMASALFVWAAHTNRKEYTFMKAYRVA; this is encoded by the exons ATGGGCG GTGATAGACTAGAGAACAAGACCTCTGTCTCCGTAGCATCCTGG AGCAGTCTGAATGCCAGAATGGATAACCGTTTTGCTACAGCATTTGTAATTGCTTGTGTGCTTAGCCTCATTTCTACCATCTACATGGCGGCCTCAATTGGCACAGACTTCTGGTATGAGTATCGAAGTCCAGTTCAAGAAAATTCCAGCGATTTGAACAAAAGTATCTGGACTGACTTTGCTAGTGATGAGGCAGATGAAAAGACTTATAATGATGCACTTTTCCGATATAATGGCACAGTGGGATTGTGGAGACGGTGTATCACTATACCCCAAAACACATACTGGTATAGTCCGCCAGAAAGGACAg AGTCATTTGATATGGTCACAAAATGTATCAGTTTCACGCTAAATGAGCAGTTCGTGGAGAAATTTGTTGATCCTGGAAACCACAATAGTGGGATTGATCTGCTTCGGACCT atcttTGGCGTTGCCAGTTCCTTTTACCTTTTGTTAGTCTAGGTTTGATGTGCTTTGGGGCTTTGATTGGACTTTGTGCTTGTATCTGCCGAAGCTTGTATCCCACCATTGCCACAGGCATTCTCCATCTCCTTGCAG GTCTGTGTACACTGGGCTCAGTGAGCTGTTACGTTGCTGGAATTGAACTACTCCACCAGAAACTGGAGCTGCCTGAGAATGTGTCTGGCGAATTCGGATGGTCCTTCTGCCTGGCTTGCGTCTCAGCTCCCTTACAGTTCATGGCTTCTGCTCTCTTCGTCTGGGCCGCTCATACCAACCGGAAAGAGTACACCTTCATGAAGGCATATCGTGTGGCATGA